Below is a genomic region from Erigeron canadensis isolate Cc75 chromosome 7, C_canadensis_v1, whole genome shotgun sequence.
TTGCAATTGATATCACTCAAAGCAATAATGGATGTGAAGCTTAATCACAAATTCAGCCAAAACTTCATTACAATTGTTTGTTTAGAATGCATTAAATCATTTAATAGATTCAAAATAGTTTCTTGAACTAAATTAATTGAACATATATCATACCAATAGTGCTAACACTATACTTGGTCATAAACTTGTCATCATTATCATACCAATCGGACAAAATGTATCCATTAACACTCAACCAACCTTGGAACTGTACAATTTCATCAGATTTTTTCTAATTCTGAAAAAAATCTAATCATTCTATATGATGATGAGCTAACTAACTGGGTACGTAATACCGACCCTATTTAAGCTGCAGCTGCAGCTGCAGCTGCTTGCTCCTATAACTATTGGATGAATGCACATCTTCAAGTTGTTTGACTACATCTCTCATTGTGGGTCTCCTGCTTGATTCTGTTAATGTACACTTCAAAGCAAGCTGAAGCACCTCTGTCACTTGTTCCCTTACAAAACCATCATACAGATCATCAAATAGGTCTGGATCCACTACCACCTCGATTTCTACCTTCTCATTCCAGACGGATCGGACCCACCTCACAATATCCAATCCATCTTCAAATGAAGGATCCACTGCCTTCTTTCTTGTTATTAGTTCCAGTAACACAACACCATAACTGTACACATCAGACTCCATGCTTTTCGTGGATGTAAATGCGTTTTCTGTGAATCATCTTACTCATCGTCATCATCACAACCATCATATGCATAATAAACATTTTCTCTGgtattaaaaggaaaaaaaaaaggagacaAGTTATATTAGTTCACCTGGAGCAATATACCCGACCGTGCCTCTGAGTGTGCCACTCATTAGCGCTGGAGTTGATTGATCCAGAAGCTTGGCTATGCCAAAATCTGATATGTGAGGCTCCAACTCGGAATCTAAAAGGATATTCATGGGTTTGATATCTCGATGAACTATAGCTGGATGACAGTCAAAATGGAGATACGCTAAACCGTGGGCGGTTCCAAGAGCGATGTTACAACGAATGCTCCAATCTAACAATGGAGGTGGATGTACTTCATGCAGAATATCGTGAAGACTACCATTGTGCATATACTTGTACAAAATCAGGCCGTAATCCTTTTTTATCCAAAAGTCTTCCAATTTAACAAGATTCCTATGTCTTACTTTCCCGACTGTCTCTATCTCTCGAACCATGCTCGTGCTTCCCTCTTTGCTGCCTCCAAACATAAGTTTCTTAACAGCATACACTCCATCACCACGACCCAAGGATGCCTTGTACACAGTTCCGTGGGCTCCTCTCCCAATTATGTACCTGTCATCTAAGTCATCAGTAGCCTCCATTACTTTGTAAAATAAAGAATCGTCATCCACTTTATCATCATAGATCTCTTCAATATCATGTTTTTCTCTTCGCCGGCAGTGAAGCATTAAACCAATCCCAATAACAAATGCAAACAAAAACGTTGAAGTCCCAAGGGCTACCATTGCAGTTTGGAACTTGGTAAGTCCTTTCTGTTTGGCCGATGGATGGGCACAACGTCTCAAATCCCTGGCAGCCTCACAACTATTCAGAACACAATCCACACAAAGACCTGGGTTCCCTGAGAATGCATAGAAAGACGAGTTGAGAAATTTCAGCAATGTTGCTGGTATCTGACCCATGAAGATATTGTACGAAATGTTTAGGTCAGTTAACACACGCATCCCCGCAAGTGATGCTAAAGTTCCAGTTAGACGATTGTGAGAAACATCTAACTGCTCCAGCATCACCAGTTTACTGAAACCCGAGGGAATATCACCTGTCAAACAGTTGTGGCTGAGGTTTAAAATGCCAAGTGCCTTGAGCTCTACTATTGATGAAGGTATTTTTCCACCTAATGAGTTTCCACCTAGTCTAAGCTCTATCAGAGACCCGAACTGAGATAAAAACATCGGTATGCTCCCTGTAAAATGATTTTCACTTAAATCCAGAGTCAGTAGTCCTGACATGGTCTGCAGAGAAGCTGGAATTGAGCCattgaacaagttatgacttgcATCAAGGTTCAGTAACCTTTTGCAGTTGGCTAGTTGAGATGGCAA
It encodes:
- the LOC122607929 gene encoding receptor-like protein kinase isoform X2, coding for MLKVYLLLSLSAMMMMVVNGLNSDGQTLLSLSTHWRTSSSLVSTTWKIYNASDPCLWAGVACNSDNHRVVSLDLSGFQLSGELGPEISRLAQLKSLNLSFNRLAGSIPSQLSNCTLLRYLDLSHNAFSGPIPPLPKSLIYLDLSLNQFVGGRLPTELGECINLQQFAVVGSGLTGPIPSSFGNLTNMTLLYLSENQLSGNIPPELGNCSSLVDLQLDANQLEGTIPNELGLLNLTYLYLFSNRLTGEVPMSIWKSQTLEHLLIYENSLFGELPVELTYMKHLKQITLFTNHFSGIIPQTLGINATLTVLDFNNNSFTGPIPPYLCSRNQLEKLILGLNNLQGPIPPQLWKCRSLKRLILRGNTNLTGVFPDVVDNPNLSYLSLENNFFTGQIPASFGMLTNITEINLSMNRLSGVLPLEFGNLLGLQALNLSYNALEGPLPSQLANCKRLLNLDASHNLFNGSIPASLQTMSGLLTLDLSENHFTGSIPMFLSQFGSLIELRLGGNSLGGKIPSSIVELKALGILNLSHNCLTGNPGLCVDCVLNSCEAARDLRRCAHPSAKQKGLTKFQTAMVALGTSTFLFAFVIGIGLMLHCRRREKHDIEEIYDDKVDDDSLFYKVMEATDDLDDRYIIGRGAHGTVYKASLGRGDGVYAVKKLMFGGSKEGSTSMVREIETVGKVRHRNLVKLEDFWIKKDYGLILYKYMHNGSLHDILHEVHPPPLLDWSIRCNIALGTAHGLAYLHFDCHPAIVHRDIKPMNILLDSELEPHISDFGIAKLLDQSTPALMSGTLRGTVGYIAPENAFTSTKSMESDVYSYGVVLLELITRKKAVDPSFEDGLDIVRWVRSVWNEKVEIEVVVDPDLFDDLYDGFVREQVTEVLQLALKCTLTESSRRPTMRDVVKQLEDVHSSNSYRSKQLQLQLQLK
- the LOC122607929 gene encoding receptor-like protein kinase isoform X1, with protein sequence MLKVYLLLSLSAMMMMVVNGLNSDGQTLLSLSTHWRTSSSLVSTTWKIYNASDPCLWAGVACNSDNHRVVSLDLSGFQLSGELGPEISRLAQLKSLNLSFNRLAGSIPSQLSNCTLLRYLDLSHNAFSGPIPPLPKSLIYLDLSLNQFVGGRLPTELGECINLQQFAVVGSGLTGPIPSSFGNLTNMTLLYLSENQLSGNIPPELGNCSSLVDLQLDANQLEGTIPNELGLLNLTYLYLFSNRLTGEVPMSIWKSQTLEHLLIYENSLFGELPVELTYMKHLKQITLFTNHFSGIIPQTLGINATLTVLDFNNNSFTGPIPPYLCSRNQLEKLILGLNNLQGPIPPQLWKCRSLKRLILRGNTNLTGVFPDVVDNPNLSYLSLENNFFTGQIPASFGMLTNITEINLSMNRLSGVLPLEFGNLLGLQALNLSYNALEGPLPSQLANCKRLLNLDASHNLFNGSIPASLQTMSGLLTLDLSENHFTGSIPMFLSQFGSLIELRLGGNSLGGKIPSSIVELKALGILNLSHNCLTGDIPSGFSKLVMLEQLDVSHNRLTGTLASLAGMRVLTDLNISYNIFMGQIPATLLKFLNSSFYAFSGNPGLCVDCVLNSCEAARDLRRCAHPSAKQKGLTKFQTAMVALGTSTFLFAFVIGIGLMLHCRRREKHDIEEIYDDKVDDDSLFYKVMEATDDLDDRYIIGRGAHGTVYKASLGRGDGVYAVKKLMFGGSKEGSTSMVREIETVGKVRHRNLVKLEDFWIKKDYGLILYKYMHNGSLHDILHEVHPPPLLDWSIRCNIALGTAHGLAYLHFDCHPAIVHRDIKPMNILLDSELEPHISDFGIAKLLDQSTPALMSGTLRGTVGYIAPENAFTSTKSMESDVYSYGVVLLELITRKKAVDPSFEDGLDIVRWVRSVWNEKVEIEVVVDPDLFDDLYDGFVREQVTEVLQLALKCTLTESSRRPTMRDVVKQLEDVHSSNSYRSKQLQLQLQLK